A genomic window from Gemmatimonadota bacterium includes:
- a CDS encoding cytochrome c: protein MFDFFGVVMLLALLSLFVWLTRRSWRASRKWLKWTATPLSALATLIFFLALGAALFGFYLLNRNYDNPPSAVAVQPTSEEMAFAEKYLLLCAGCHSPDEELPLVGNDFLAEDEAPPIGTFYAPNLTPVHLGDWSDGEIIRAIREGVHRSGRSLLIMPSETFGKLSDAHVRALVTVLRRQQSEGKDTPPARLNVLGALMSIPAPIFAVQPAIASPVEAPARGPTAAYGAYLASITCALCHGADLRGNEEFEVPGLTLAGETWRAEQFVEFIRTGVKPNGVVSDTEVMPWETLSAVFSDDEDLLAIFAHMSEIAGAE from the coding sequence TTGTTCGACTTCTTCGGCGTTGTCATGCTCCTCGCGTTGCTGTCTCTTTTCGTCTGGCTGACCCGTCGATCCTGGCGCGCAAGCCGAAAGTGGCTCAAGTGGACCGCCACGCCGCTCTCGGCGCTGGCGACTCTGATCTTCTTTCTGGCCCTGGGGGCGGCGCTATTCGGCTTCTACCTTTTGAACCGCAACTACGACAACCCACCTTCGGCTGTGGCCGTACAGCCGACCTCCGAGGAGATGGCGTTCGCCGAGAAGTACCTGCTACTGTGCGCGGGGTGTCACTCGCCCGACGAGGAGCTGCCGCTGGTGGGGAACGACTTTCTCGCGGAGGATGAAGCCCCGCCGATAGGGACGTTCTACGCTCCGAATCTGACCCCCGTGCACCTCGGCGACTGGTCCGACGGGGAGATCATCCGCGCCATCCGCGAGGGCGTCCACAGGTCCGGGCGGTCGCTCCTGATCATGCCTTCCGAGACGTTCGGAAAGCTGAGCGACGCGCACGTGCGAGCGCTCGTGACGGTCCTTCGGCGGCAACAGAGCGAGGGAAAGGACACCCCTCCGGCGCGCCTCAACGTCCTGGGCGCTCTGATGTCGATTCCGGCGCCGATCTTCGCCGTCCAGCCGGCCATCGCGAGCCCGGTCGAGGCCCCCGCGCGCGGCCCGACCGCGGCGTACGGGGCGTACCTGGCCTCCATCACCTGCGCCTTGTGCCACGGAGCCGACCTGCGCGGGAACGAAGAGTTCGAAGTGCCGGGACTGACCCTGGCGGGGGAGACGTGGCGCGCGGAACAGTTCGTGGAGTTCATCCGGACGGGAGTGAAGCCGAACGGGGTCGTATCCGACACCGAAGTCATGCCGTGGGAGACATTGAGCGCCGTGTTTTCGGACGACGAAGACTTGCTGGCGATCTTCGCCCATATGAGCGAGATCGCGGGGGCCGAGTAG